A window of the Gasterosteus aculeatus chromosome 21, fGasAcu3.hap1.1, whole genome shotgun sequence genome harbors these coding sequences:
- the sh3kbp1 gene encoding SH3 domain-containing kinase-binding protein 1 isoform X1 has translation MVEAVVEFDYEAQRDDELSLAVGDIIVNVRRDDGGWWEGELSGRRGLFPDNFVREIKKEGKRDGGQASMSRSDLSNGRASPVSDSSVRSGRKAEQIRKRRCKAAFSYAPQHEDELELKIGDVIEIISEVEEGWWEGFVNGRTGMFPSNFTKVIQTESETSSLNTSQEELRSGRTSKDSPGSESDGGDSRSETGSAEVQPKKVRGFGFGNIFKDQQVRLRPRSMEVDPEGDKVNDGKAASVAPETMKTEPDGKAKGREVCKVLFPYEAQNEDELSLKEGEIINILTKECADAGWWKGEIGGRQGVFPDNFVKLLDVDKERPKKPPPPCAPSAKHTAERRSEVKRAPPERPEHLPQRDPDRGEDVKLGEIPKPSLPSILPKKPHPSKTSTSSSSSQPPRRPERPPALACESPKSEGGASTPDSTPDRSHDAGVDLDVVVATTEKLSHPTASRPRVTDRRPRSQVISTSSLSSIDLDSPAAMDRKEREEPESVPCRPGDVSVRKGVPAVPVRPPSLSLLHPAEGATPHSSMFFSSVQTADDVPDSKAPPPTKPSTLTPPSARHRPSSPGLSPSPELRQSPLTPPTLEELRRQLRDLRSSVEQLKSQHRKEMKQLSSALDDERRIRVSLQMEVEHIKKSMSK, from the exons ATGG tGGAGGCCGTGGTGGAGTTCGACTATGAGGCTCAGCGGGACGATGAGTTGAGCCTGGCGGTGGGCGACATCATCGTGAACGTACGGCGGGACGACGGAGGATGGTGGGAGGGCGAGCTGAGCGGGCGAAGGGGCCTGTTCCCGGATAACTTCGTCAGG GAGATcaagaaagagggaaagagggacGGGGGACAGGCGAGCATGAGCCGATCGGACCTCTCCAACGGGAGGGCCAGCCCCGTGTCCGACAGCAGCGTGCGATCGGGCCGCAAAG cagAGCAGATCCGTAAGCGTAGATGTAAAGCGGCGTTCAGCTACGCGCCTCAGCATGAAGACGAGCTTGAGTTGAAAATCGGAGACGTCATCGAGATCATATCAGAG GTAGAGGAGGGCTGGTGGGAAGGATTCGTCAATGGGAGGACTGGAATGTTCCCTTCCAACTTCACCAAAGTGATCCAGACGGAGTCGGAAACGTCCTCCCTGAACACATCGCAGGAGGAGCTGCGCAGCGGCCGCACCA gcaaaGACAGCCCCGGCAGTGAGAGCGATGGAGGAGACAGTCGCTCAGAAACGGGGTCGGCAGAAGTCCAGCCCAAGAAG GTCCGAGGGTTTGGCTTTGGCAACATCTTCAAAGACCAGCAGGTCAGGCTCAGACCACGCTCCATGGAGGTGGACCCAGAGGGGGACAAg GTCAACGACGGGAAAGCGGCGAGCGTTGCCCCGGAAACCATGAAGACTGAACCTGATGGCAAAGCCAAAG gtcgggAGGTATGCAAAGTCCTCTTTCCGTATGAAGCACAAAACGAAGACGAGCTGTCTCTAAAAGAGGGAGAAATCATCAACATCCTCACAAAG GAGTGTGCAGACGCCGGCTGGTGGAAGGGGGAGATCGGGGGACGGCAAGGTGTCTTCCCGGACAACTTTGTCAAGCTGCTGGACGTGGATAAAGAG AGACCAAAGAAGCCGCCTCCTCCCTGTGCACCTTCGGCTAAACACACCGCAG AGCGAAGGTCGGAGGTCAAGAGGGCTCCTCCAGAGCGCCCTGAACACCTGCCGCAGAGAGACCCGGATCGAG gCGAAGATGTGAAGCTTGGAGAAATCCCAAAGCCTTCCCTCCCATCCATCCTTCCCAAGAAACCCCACCCCTCAAAgaccagcacctcctcctcctcctcccaaccTCCTCGGCGTCCTGAGAGACCGCCAGCTCTGgc GTGCGAAAGCCCCAAGTCAGAGGGCGGGGCTTCCACACCAGATTCCACCCCTGACAGGTCACATGACGCTG GCGTGGACCTCGACGTCGTGGTGGCGACCACGGAGAAGCTGAGTCATCCGACGGCGTCGCGGCCGAGGGTGACGGACCGCCGGCCTCGATCGCAGGTCATCTCGACG TCCTCCCTGTCCAGCATCGACCTGGACTCCCCAGCAGCGATggacaggaaggagagggaggagcccGAGTCCGTCCCCTGCAGACCTGGAGACGTCTCCGTGAGGAAAGGAGTCCCCGCTGTCCCCGTACGACCGCCTTCGTTGTCACTACTTCACCCAGCAGAGGGCGCCACGCCACATAGTTCCATGTTCTTCAGCAGCGTGCAAACCGCAGACgat GTACCTGACAGTAAAGCACCGCCGCCCACCAAGCCCTCCACCCTGACTCCGCCCAGCGCCAGACACCGCCCCTCGTCCCCGGGTCTGAGCCCCTCCCCCGAGCTCAGGCAgtcacctctgacccccccgacCCTGGAGGAACTCAGGAGGCAGCTGAGGGACCTGAGGTCTTCTGTAGAACAGCTGAAGAGCCAGCACAG GAAGGAGATGAAACAGTTGAGCAGCGCGCTGGACGACGAGAGGAGGATTCGTGTCAGTTTACAG ATGGAGGTAGAGCACATAAAGAAGAGCATGTCAAAGTGA
- the sh3kbp1 gene encoding SH3 domain-containing kinase-binding protein 1 isoform X3: MVEAVVEFDYEAQRDDELSLAVGDIIVNVRRDDGGWWEGELSGRRGLFPDNFVREIKKEGKRDGGQASMSRSDLSNGRASPVSDSSVRSGRKAEQIRKRRCKAAFSYAPQHEDELELKIGDVIEIISEVEEGWWEGFVNGRTGMFPSNFTKVIQTESETSSLNTSQEELRSGRTSKDSPGSESDGGDSRSETGSAEVQPKKVRGFGFGNIFKDQQVRLRPRSMEVDPEGDKVNDGKAASVAPETMKTEPDGKAKGREVCKVLFPYEAQNEDELSLKEGEIINILTKECADAGWWKGEIGGRQGVFPDNFVKLLDVDKERPKKPPPPCAPSAKHTAGEDVKLGEIPKPSLPSILPKKPHPSKTSTSSSSSQPPRRPERPPALACESPKSEGGASTPDSTPDRSHDAGVDLDVVVATTEKLSHPTASRPRVTDRRPRSQVISTSSLSSIDLDSPAAMDRKEREEPESVPCRPGDVSVRKGVPAVPVRPPSLSLLHPAEGATPHSSMFFSSVQTADDVPDSKAPPPTKPSTLTPPSARHRPSSPGLSPSPELRQSPLTPPTLEELRRQLRDLRSSVEQLKSQHRKEMKQLSSALDDERRIRVSLQMEVEHIKKSMSK, encoded by the exons ATGG tGGAGGCCGTGGTGGAGTTCGACTATGAGGCTCAGCGGGACGATGAGTTGAGCCTGGCGGTGGGCGACATCATCGTGAACGTACGGCGGGACGACGGAGGATGGTGGGAGGGCGAGCTGAGCGGGCGAAGGGGCCTGTTCCCGGATAACTTCGTCAGG GAGATcaagaaagagggaaagagggacGGGGGACAGGCGAGCATGAGCCGATCGGACCTCTCCAACGGGAGGGCCAGCCCCGTGTCCGACAGCAGCGTGCGATCGGGCCGCAAAG cagAGCAGATCCGTAAGCGTAGATGTAAAGCGGCGTTCAGCTACGCGCCTCAGCATGAAGACGAGCTTGAGTTGAAAATCGGAGACGTCATCGAGATCATATCAGAG GTAGAGGAGGGCTGGTGGGAAGGATTCGTCAATGGGAGGACTGGAATGTTCCCTTCCAACTTCACCAAAGTGATCCAGACGGAGTCGGAAACGTCCTCCCTGAACACATCGCAGGAGGAGCTGCGCAGCGGCCGCACCA gcaaaGACAGCCCCGGCAGTGAGAGCGATGGAGGAGACAGTCGCTCAGAAACGGGGTCGGCAGAAGTCCAGCCCAAGAAG GTCCGAGGGTTTGGCTTTGGCAACATCTTCAAAGACCAGCAGGTCAGGCTCAGACCACGCTCCATGGAGGTGGACCCAGAGGGGGACAAg GTCAACGACGGGAAAGCGGCGAGCGTTGCCCCGGAAACCATGAAGACTGAACCTGATGGCAAAGCCAAAG gtcgggAGGTATGCAAAGTCCTCTTTCCGTATGAAGCACAAAACGAAGACGAGCTGTCTCTAAAAGAGGGAGAAATCATCAACATCCTCACAAAG GAGTGTGCAGACGCCGGCTGGTGGAAGGGGGAGATCGGGGGACGGCAAGGTGTCTTCCCGGACAACTTTGTCAAGCTGCTGGACGTGGATAAAGAG AGACCAAAGAAGCCGCCTCCTCCCTGTGCACCTTCGGCTAAACACACCGCAG gCGAAGATGTGAAGCTTGGAGAAATCCCAAAGCCTTCCCTCCCATCCATCCTTCCCAAGAAACCCCACCCCTCAAAgaccagcacctcctcctcctcctcccaaccTCCTCGGCGTCCTGAGAGACCGCCAGCTCTGgc GTGCGAAAGCCCCAAGTCAGAGGGCGGGGCTTCCACACCAGATTCCACCCCTGACAGGTCACATGACGCTG GCGTGGACCTCGACGTCGTGGTGGCGACCACGGAGAAGCTGAGTCATCCGACGGCGTCGCGGCCGAGGGTGACGGACCGCCGGCCTCGATCGCAGGTCATCTCGACG TCCTCCCTGTCCAGCATCGACCTGGACTCCCCAGCAGCGATggacaggaaggagagggaggagcccGAGTCCGTCCCCTGCAGACCTGGAGACGTCTCCGTGAGGAAAGGAGTCCCCGCTGTCCCCGTACGACCGCCTTCGTTGTCACTACTTCACCCAGCAGAGGGCGCCACGCCACATAGTTCCATGTTCTTCAGCAGCGTGCAAACCGCAGACgat GTACCTGACAGTAAAGCACCGCCGCCCACCAAGCCCTCCACCCTGACTCCGCCCAGCGCCAGACACCGCCCCTCGTCCCCGGGTCTGAGCCCCTCCCCCGAGCTCAGGCAgtcacctctgacccccccgacCCTGGAGGAACTCAGGAGGCAGCTGAGGGACCTGAGGTCTTCTGTAGAACAGCTGAAGAGCCAGCACAG GAAGGAGATGAAACAGTTGAGCAGCGCGCTGGACGACGAGAGGAGGATTCGTGTCAGTTTACAG ATGGAGGTAGAGCACATAAAGAAGAGCATGTCAAAGTGA
- the sh3kbp1 gene encoding SH3 domain-containing kinase-binding protein 1 isoform X2 has translation MVEAVVEFDYEAQRDDELSLAVGDIIVNVRRDDGGWWEGELSGRRGLFPDNFVREIKKEGKRDGGQASMSRSDLSNGRASPVSDSSVRSGRKEQIRKRRCKAAFSYAPQHEDELELKIGDVIEIISEVEEGWWEGFVNGRTGMFPSNFTKVIQTESETSSLNTSQEELRSGRTSKDSPGSESDGGDSRSETGSAEVQPKKVRGFGFGNIFKDQQVRLRPRSMEVDPEGDKVNDGKAASVAPETMKTEPDGKAKGREVCKVLFPYEAQNEDELSLKEGEIINILTKECADAGWWKGEIGGRQGVFPDNFVKLLDVDKERPKKPPPPCAPSAKHTAERRSEVKRAPPERPEHLPQRDPDRGEDVKLGEIPKPSLPSILPKKPHPSKTSTSSSSSQPPRRPERPPALACESPKSEGGASTPDSTPDRSHDAGVDLDVVVATTEKLSHPTASRPRVTDRRPRSQVISTSSLSSIDLDSPAAMDRKEREEPESVPCRPGDVSVRKGVPAVPVRPPSLSLLHPAEGATPHSSMFFSSVQTADDVPDSKAPPPTKPSTLTPPSARHRPSSPGLSPSPELRQSPLTPPTLEELRRQLRDLRSSVEQLKSQHRKEMKQLSSALDDERRIRVSLQMEVEHIKKSMSK, from the exons ATGG tGGAGGCCGTGGTGGAGTTCGACTATGAGGCTCAGCGGGACGATGAGTTGAGCCTGGCGGTGGGCGACATCATCGTGAACGTACGGCGGGACGACGGAGGATGGTGGGAGGGCGAGCTGAGCGGGCGAAGGGGCCTGTTCCCGGATAACTTCGTCAGG GAGATcaagaaagagggaaagagggacGGGGGACAGGCGAGCATGAGCCGATCGGACCTCTCCAACGGGAGGGCCAGCCCCGTGTCCGACAGCAGCGTGCGATCGGGCCGCAAAG AGCAGATCCGTAAGCGTAGATGTAAAGCGGCGTTCAGCTACGCGCCTCAGCATGAAGACGAGCTTGAGTTGAAAATCGGAGACGTCATCGAGATCATATCAGAG GTAGAGGAGGGCTGGTGGGAAGGATTCGTCAATGGGAGGACTGGAATGTTCCCTTCCAACTTCACCAAAGTGATCCAGACGGAGTCGGAAACGTCCTCCCTGAACACATCGCAGGAGGAGCTGCGCAGCGGCCGCACCA gcaaaGACAGCCCCGGCAGTGAGAGCGATGGAGGAGACAGTCGCTCAGAAACGGGGTCGGCAGAAGTCCAGCCCAAGAAG GTCCGAGGGTTTGGCTTTGGCAACATCTTCAAAGACCAGCAGGTCAGGCTCAGACCACGCTCCATGGAGGTGGACCCAGAGGGGGACAAg GTCAACGACGGGAAAGCGGCGAGCGTTGCCCCGGAAACCATGAAGACTGAACCTGATGGCAAAGCCAAAG gtcgggAGGTATGCAAAGTCCTCTTTCCGTATGAAGCACAAAACGAAGACGAGCTGTCTCTAAAAGAGGGAGAAATCATCAACATCCTCACAAAG GAGTGTGCAGACGCCGGCTGGTGGAAGGGGGAGATCGGGGGACGGCAAGGTGTCTTCCCGGACAACTTTGTCAAGCTGCTGGACGTGGATAAAGAG AGACCAAAGAAGCCGCCTCCTCCCTGTGCACCTTCGGCTAAACACACCGCAG AGCGAAGGTCGGAGGTCAAGAGGGCTCCTCCAGAGCGCCCTGAACACCTGCCGCAGAGAGACCCGGATCGAG gCGAAGATGTGAAGCTTGGAGAAATCCCAAAGCCTTCCCTCCCATCCATCCTTCCCAAGAAACCCCACCCCTCAAAgaccagcacctcctcctcctcctcccaaccTCCTCGGCGTCCTGAGAGACCGCCAGCTCTGgc GTGCGAAAGCCCCAAGTCAGAGGGCGGGGCTTCCACACCAGATTCCACCCCTGACAGGTCACATGACGCTG GCGTGGACCTCGACGTCGTGGTGGCGACCACGGAGAAGCTGAGTCATCCGACGGCGTCGCGGCCGAGGGTGACGGACCGCCGGCCTCGATCGCAGGTCATCTCGACG TCCTCCCTGTCCAGCATCGACCTGGACTCCCCAGCAGCGATggacaggaaggagagggaggagcccGAGTCCGTCCCCTGCAGACCTGGAGACGTCTCCGTGAGGAAAGGAGTCCCCGCTGTCCCCGTACGACCGCCTTCGTTGTCACTACTTCACCCAGCAGAGGGCGCCACGCCACATAGTTCCATGTTCTTCAGCAGCGTGCAAACCGCAGACgat GTACCTGACAGTAAAGCACCGCCGCCCACCAAGCCCTCCACCCTGACTCCGCCCAGCGCCAGACACCGCCCCTCGTCCCCGGGTCTGAGCCCCTCCCCCGAGCTCAGGCAgtcacctctgacccccccgacCCTGGAGGAACTCAGGAGGCAGCTGAGGGACCTGAGGTCTTCTGTAGAACAGCTGAAGAGCCAGCACAG GAAGGAGATGAAACAGTTGAGCAGCGCGCTGGACGACGAGAGGAGGATTCGTGTCAGTTTACAG ATGGAGGTAGAGCACATAAAGAAGAGCATGTCAAAGTGA
- the sh3kbp1 gene encoding SH3 domain-containing kinase-binding protein 1 isoform X4, with protein MVEAVVEFDYEAQRDDELSLAVGDIIVNVRRDDGGWWEGELSGRRGLFPDNFVREIKKEGKRDGGQASMSRSDLSNGRASPVSDSSVRSGRKAEQIRKRRCKAAFSYAPQHEDELELKIGDVIEIISEVEEGWWEGFVNGRTGMFPSNFTKVIQTESETSSLNTSQEELRSGRTSKDSPGSESDGGDSRSETGSAEVQPKKVRGFGFGNIFKDQQVRLRPRSMEVDPEGDKVNDGKAASVAPETMKTEPDGKAKGREVCKVLFPYEAQNEDELSLKEGEIINILTKECADAGWWKGEIGGRQGVFPDNFVKLLDVDKERPKKPPPPCAPSAKHTAERRSEVKRAPPERPEHLPQRDPDRGEDVKLGEIPKPSLPSILPKKPHPSKTSTSSSSSQPPRRPERPPALACESPKSEGGASTPDSTPDRSHDAGVDLDVVVATTEKLSHPTASRPRVTDRRPRSQVISTSSLSSIDLDSPAAMDRKEREEPESVPCRPGDVSVRKGVPAVPVPDSKAPPPTKPSTLTPPSARHRPSSPGLSPSPELRQSPLTPPTLEELRRQLRDLRSSVEQLKSQHRKEMKQLSSALDDERRIRVSLQMEVEHIKKSMSK; from the exons ATGG tGGAGGCCGTGGTGGAGTTCGACTATGAGGCTCAGCGGGACGATGAGTTGAGCCTGGCGGTGGGCGACATCATCGTGAACGTACGGCGGGACGACGGAGGATGGTGGGAGGGCGAGCTGAGCGGGCGAAGGGGCCTGTTCCCGGATAACTTCGTCAGG GAGATcaagaaagagggaaagagggacGGGGGACAGGCGAGCATGAGCCGATCGGACCTCTCCAACGGGAGGGCCAGCCCCGTGTCCGACAGCAGCGTGCGATCGGGCCGCAAAG cagAGCAGATCCGTAAGCGTAGATGTAAAGCGGCGTTCAGCTACGCGCCTCAGCATGAAGACGAGCTTGAGTTGAAAATCGGAGACGTCATCGAGATCATATCAGAG GTAGAGGAGGGCTGGTGGGAAGGATTCGTCAATGGGAGGACTGGAATGTTCCCTTCCAACTTCACCAAAGTGATCCAGACGGAGTCGGAAACGTCCTCCCTGAACACATCGCAGGAGGAGCTGCGCAGCGGCCGCACCA gcaaaGACAGCCCCGGCAGTGAGAGCGATGGAGGAGACAGTCGCTCAGAAACGGGGTCGGCAGAAGTCCAGCCCAAGAAG GTCCGAGGGTTTGGCTTTGGCAACATCTTCAAAGACCAGCAGGTCAGGCTCAGACCACGCTCCATGGAGGTGGACCCAGAGGGGGACAAg GTCAACGACGGGAAAGCGGCGAGCGTTGCCCCGGAAACCATGAAGACTGAACCTGATGGCAAAGCCAAAG gtcgggAGGTATGCAAAGTCCTCTTTCCGTATGAAGCACAAAACGAAGACGAGCTGTCTCTAAAAGAGGGAGAAATCATCAACATCCTCACAAAG GAGTGTGCAGACGCCGGCTGGTGGAAGGGGGAGATCGGGGGACGGCAAGGTGTCTTCCCGGACAACTTTGTCAAGCTGCTGGACGTGGATAAAGAG AGACCAAAGAAGCCGCCTCCTCCCTGTGCACCTTCGGCTAAACACACCGCAG AGCGAAGGTCGGAGGTCAAGAGGGCTCCTCCAGAGCGCCCTGAACACCTGCCGCAGAGAGACCCGGATCGAG gCGAAGATGTGAAGCTTGGAGAAATCCCAAAGCCTTCCCTCCCATCCATCCTTCCCAAGAAACCCCACCCCTCAAAgaccagcacctcctcctcctcctcccaaccTCCTCGGCGTCCTGAGAGACCGCCAGCTCTGgc GTGCGAAAGCCCCAAGTCAGAGGGCGGGGCTTCCACACCAGATTCCACCCCTGACAGGTCACATGACGCTG GCGTGGACCTCGACGTCGTGGTGGCGACCACGGAGAAGCTGAGTCATCCGACGGCGTCGCGGCCGAGGGTGACGGACCGCCGGCCTCGATCGCAGGTCATCTCGACG TCCTCCCTGTCCAGCATCGACCTGGACTCCCCAGCAGCGATggacaggaaggagagggaggagcccGAGTCCGTCCCCTGCAGACCTGGAGACGTCTCCGTGAGGAAAGGAGTCCCCGCTGTCCCC GTACCTGACAGTAAAGCACCGCCGCCCACCAAGCCCTCCACCCTGACTCCGCCCAGCGCCAGACACCGCCCCTCGTCCCCGGGTCTGAGCCCCTCCCCCGAGCTCAGGCAgtcacctctgacccccccgacCCTGGAGGAACTCAGGAGGCAGCTGAGGGACCTGAGGTCTTCTGTAGAACAGCTGAAGAGCCAGCACAG GAAGGAGATGAAACAGTTGAGCAGCGCGCTGGACGACGAGAGGAGGATTCGTGTCAGTTTACAG ATGGAGGTAGAGCACATAAAGAAGAGCATGTCAAAGTGA
- the sh3kbp1 gene encoding SH3 domain-containing kinase-binding protein 1 isoform X6, protein MVEAVVEFDYEAQRDDELSLAVGDIIVNVRRDDGGWWEGELSGRRGLFPDNFVREIKKEGKRDGGQASMSRSDLSNGRASPVSDSSVRSGRKAEQIRKRRCKAAFSYAPQHEDELELKIGDVIEIISEVEEGWWEGFVNGRTGMFPSNFTKVIQTESETSSLNTSQEELRSGRTSKDSPGSESDGGDSRSETGSAEVQPKKVRGFGFGNIFKDQQVRLRPRSMEVDPEGDKVNDGKAASVAPETMKTEPDGKAKGREVCKVLFPYEAQNEDELSLKEGEIINILTKECADAGWWKGEIGGRQGVFPDNFVKLLDVDKERPKKPPPPCAPSAKHTAGEDVKLGEIPKPSLPSILPKKPHPSKTSTSSSSSQPPRRPERPPALACESPKSEGGASTPDSTPDRSHDAGVDLDVVVATTEKLSHPTASRPRVTDRRPRSQVISTSSLSSIDLDSPAAMDRKEREEPESVPCRPGDVSVRKGVPAVPVPDSKAPPPTKPSTLTPPSARHRPSSPGLSPSPELRQSPLTPPTLEELRRQLRDLRSSVEQLKSQHRKEMKQLSSALDDERRIRVSLQMEVEHIKKSMSK, encoded by the exons ATGG tGGAGGCCGTGGTGGAGTTCGACTATGAGGCTCAGCGGGACGATGAGTTGAGCCTGGCGGTGGGCGACATCATCGTGAACGTACGGCGGGACGACGGAGGATGGTGGGAGGGCGAGCTGAGCGGGCGAAGGGGCCTGTTCCCGGATAACTTCGTCAGG GAGATcaagaaagagggaaagagggacGGGGGACAGGCGAGCATGAGCCGATCGGACCTCTCCAACGGGAGGGCCAGCCCCGTGTCCGACAGCAGCGTGCGATCGGGCCGCAAAG cagAGCAGATCCGTAAGCGTAGATGTAAAGCGGCGTTCAGCTACGCGCCTCAGCATGAAGACGAGCTTGAGTTGAAAATCGGAGACGTCATCGAGATCATATCAGAG GTAGAGGAGGGCTGGTGGGAAGGATTCGTCAATGGGAGGACTGGAATGTTCCCTTCCAACTTCACCAAAGTGATCCAGACGGAGTCGGAAACGTCCTCCCTGAACACATCGCAGGAGGAGCTGCGCAGCGGCCGCACCA gcaaaGACAGCCCCGGCAGTGAGAGCGATGGAGGAGACAGTCGCTCAGAAACGGGGTCGGCAGAAGTCCAGCCCAAGAAG GTCCGAGGGTTTGGCTTTGGCAACATCTTCAAAGACCAGCAGGTCAGGCTCAGACCACGCTCCATGGAGGTGGACCCAGAGGGGGACAAg GTCAACGACGGGAAAGCGGCGAGCGTTGCCCCGGAAACCATGAAGACTGAACCTGATGGCAAAGCCAAAG gtcgggAGGTATGCAAAGTCCTCTTTCCGTATGAAGCACAAAACGAAGACGAGCTGTCTCTAAAAGAGGGAGAAATCATCAACATCCTCACAAAG GAGTGTGCAGACGCCGGCTGGTGGAAGGGGGAGATCGGGGGACGGCAAGGTGTCTTCCCGGACAACTTTGTCAAGCTGCTGGACGTGGATAAAGAG AGACCAAAGAAGCCGCCTCCTCCCTGTGCACCTTCGGCTAAACACACCGCAG gCGAAGATGTGAAGCTTGGAGAAATCCCAAAGCCTTCCCTCCCATCCATCCTTCCCAAGAAACCCCACCCCTCAAAgaccagcacctcctcctcctcctcccaaccTCCTCGGCGTCCTGAGAGACCGCCAGCTCTGgc GTGCGAAAGCCCCAAGTCAGAGGGCGGGGCTTCCACACCAGATTCCACCCCTGACAGGTCACATGACGCTG GCGTGGACCTCGACGTCGTGGTGGCGACCACGGAGAAGCTGAGTCATCCGACGGCGTCGCGGCCGAGGGTGACGGACCGCCGGCCTCGATCGCAGGTCATCTCGACG TCCTCCCTGTCCAGCATCGACCTGGACTCCCCAGCAGCGATggacaggaaggagagggaggagcccGAGTCCGTCCCCTGCAGACCTGGAGACGTCTCCGTGAGGAAAGGAGTCCCCGCTGTCCCC GTACCTGACAGTAAAGCACCGCCGCCCACCAAGCCCTCCACCCTGACTCCGCCCAGCGCCAGACACCGCCCCTCGTCCCCGGGTCTGAGCCCCTCCCCCGAGCTCAGGCAgtcacctctgacccccccgacCCTGGAGGAACTCAGGAGGCAGCTGAGGGACCTGAGGTCTTCTGTAGAACAGCTGAAGAGCCAGCACAG GAAGGAGATGAAACAGTTGAGCAGCGCGCTGGACGACGAGAGGAGGATTCGTGTCAGTTTACAG ATGGAGGTAGAGCACATAAAGAAGAGCATGTCAAAGTGA